ATCTGATCCCTTTTGAAAACACCGTCATGTACCGTCGAAGTCGTCCATGGGAGGTACTCGACAACCGCTGAAAAGCCAGTCCGTAGATTTGATCTTTCGCCCAGCGAACCGTGGCCACAGCGATTTCTGCAGGTGCCGCTTGCCGCGGCAACCGAATCAGCAACGACACCTGATCGCCCGGCTTGATCGGAGCTTCTGTGCTGACCCGCATCCCCCGCAATGAGAGATCGTACACGACGCCCGGACCGTGAACCGACTTTCCAAACCAACGCTGCTCATCATGCCAGGCAAGCTCACAGGCAATGGGGGTGGGAATACGCACTCGAGGGTGCCGACGAAACTTGTTCAGCATCGAAGCGCGTGATGTGCTCGCCGACATAATCGAAACCTCTCACCCGACTGTATCTCACTCGCTTCTCCCTACAAATACTTTTTTGAAAGTCACCATCCAACAAGTCCCTGCGATACCATTTCCTGTGAATGCCATAGAACAGCGGACCCGAATGGACGCGAACCCGGCACATTGTTCCCCTTGAGGGAACAATGTGCTTAGCCTGTCGCGCACCCATCGATAATTACACGAATCGGCGGGCATCTCCGACACGCCACAGTGGCACGAAAGTTGGACATGATGTCGCCCATGGTCATCCAACATGCCATTCAACTGCTGACTCAGGACGTTGCCCCCTGGGGTGCGCTCTCCGCTCCCCTCATCAGCTGGTACGGCTCTGCGGGCCTGACGATATTTTTTCTCTGGCAGATCACTCGGCTGTATCAACTATCGACACAAACCGCGCAACCGTTTGCACGTGTGACGCGCTGCTTGCATACACTGGCCCAAGAGCGCCTGCAACTCGATCAGGACGGCTTGACGTTCCCCCCTCCGGGAGTCGTGAAAGGTAGGGCGCAAGACTCCCCTCCACCCTTAGACCGACGAGACGGGAAGGACTTTCAACTCATCAACGCGACATTTCAGCGAGAACCCTGGCTATCCCCTTCCTGGAAGCAATATCGGAAGACGCTCGTGACGGAACAGGTTGCCTGGTATATCGAACCTCGCATATTTAGCTCCCGTTCCGCCCAGGAGCTCTTTTCACTTGAAACGATCTTTCGAGGAAAGCTGAACCTGGCATGGTATCAACAAGTGCCGTCTCTCCTGACAGGGATCGGCCTCCTGCTCACGTTTATCGCGCTATTGGTGGGACTCAGTAAACTCCACGCCGATGGTCACGGCATTGCCGGCATTCAGGGACTCATCAACGGTCTCGCCGGAAAATTTCTGACCTCGATCGTCGGGCTCGTCTGCGCAACGGCCTTTACCCTGATAGAAAAACCGCTCATGTTTCGCCTATTCTCAGCCCATCAGCAATGCATCCACTTGATCGATGACCTATTTCCAAGAAAAACGCTTGAACAGATTCTTGAAGGCATGACGGGAACACTTCGCCGACCTTCTTCACTGGAACAGGGAGTAAAATATCCCCCCCCCATTCCCTATGCACAGCCGGCGGCTGATGCCCTCGTCCAGCCCTTGAAGGCCATGACAAAATCGGTGGATGCACTGACACAAGAAATTCGCTCACATCTCCAGGCCGAGAACACACCACCGGCTACCTATCCGACCGACGCCATCGCCCAATCATTCGCTCCACTCATCCAGCAACTCACACTCGCATTGGCGAATATCCCTCACCGAGTGGAGCCGCCACCAGCTCAGCGCTTCCCGTCACCCCAAGAAGTCGGTCACCTGGTGGATGACTTGACCGCCAGAATCGCTCAGGCACCCCATGCCAGAACAGGGACGCCTCTTCGCCAACCCCAAGGATGGCTGCAGCGACTCCGCACTTCAACACACCTACTTGCGCCGCGTTCAATCAGCGCGCCTAGTAGAACTCATCAATCCCGCGGCCCACGATAAGATGGCCCCTGCCGTCCTAACCCACTGAGAAGACATTCCACATGTATCAGAATAACCCCGGCTCCCATTCAACGATTTCCCACACCACGACCAACGGGCTCATGGACTTGATGACTTCTCTCGCCATTATTTTCGTCCTACTCCTTGCGGCATCACTCGCACCACAAGCAGCTCAGGAGAGTCCAACCGACGCACCAACGCCGCCGCCCCAGGCGACCGCCTCCGATCCTGCGACGCCGCTCGCAAGCAACATTCAAACGTTACTCTACGAACACTTCGCACAATTCGGACTCTCCGTGGACAACGACCCGCAGGATCCACTGCTCATGCGAATCGTCATCCCCGAAGACCTGCTCAACTTCGATTCCGGGAAGAGCACCTTGACTCCCCAGGCCGATCGATTCCTCACCGACATGATGCCCCGCTATGCGGTCCTTGTCTGCGGACCGCTTGAGTCACATATCGACTCAGTCGTGATCGAGGGCCATACTGATGATCGCGGCGACGACGCGATGAACTTGCGGTTGAGCCAGGAACGTTCCTTCCGCGTGATGACCAAAGGCCTCGAAGTCATCGACCGTGCGGAGCCAACCGCTTCACCGTGCTTCCAGCGGCTGACATCGGCGAGCGGCCGAGGCCGGCAAGATCTCATTGCGCATCCTGCGACCGGAGTAGATCGGGAGAAGAGCCGACGCGTGATTTTCAAACTTCGCCTCCGGTCCGCGCCCACGCCACACACGCTCCCACACACATCCTAATCGACCGAGATGCCGCTTTGACTGGGTCTCCCCATCGTGGTACGGTACATGTCGATCTCCGAGAGGCAGTTACATCGCTCTCCCTCACGCCGTACCCTATCAAGATGTCGGTTTGCGTGAGTGAGATAGGTGGCCCGCATAGAGTCGGCTGCGCGTCTATCCACAGCCGATGCCAGCCTATCTCACTGACAAGACGACCAAGGAGGACACTATCGCACGCGCAGGAAAAACAACGATGGCGAAACGAGACCGTGAGAAATCCCTTCAAACGAAGCGGAAAGAAAAGGAAGAGAAACGTGCGCAGCGGAAAGGTGAAAAAGACGATCGCACGTCAATTCAGGCAGGAGAAGATCCGGATTTGGAAGGATTACAGTGGGGGCCGCAGCCGCCCTTGTATTAACACGGGAGCATGCGCGGGCCGTTTAGACGGCCCGCGCCTCTCCTTAGGCAGGACGGACAAACCGATCGTCGCCAAGTGCTCCCCGTAACCGCAAAGTCACCAGTCGACGGAACTCCACTTTCTGTTTAAGAATCAGCGCCAAGCCCTCCGCATCCACTAACACCAGCAGGTCATCCTCAACAACCAGCGTTCTCGCTTGATCCCCGAGATTGACGCGATACTGCGTGCGGCCGTCAGGATTCCGGCCGGCTCCCGTAACGAGTTCAGTAAGCCCATCAATGACACCCTCCTGATTGTCCGTCCGCAACCGCACCTTGGTTCCATCAGGAATTCTGACCCACGGTGCGCTGGGCTTGACCGGGAGGCTTTGCGTCTCAGGCATGACGTTCCCTTCCAATAGTAGATTGATCAACGAGCGATCCATTCACACACTCTCTGCGCTAGTTTCCTGGGGTACCTTGAGTCGGCTGGGCCGGTCTGTGCGTTCCATGGCTCATCGGCCGGCGTTCGCGAAACCCTGACGGACGCCCTTGAGCCGGCCGCCCCTGTCGCTGAGCTGGCCGCCCCTGCCCGCGCGGATCCAGCGATGGCCTTGCACTCCCCGCTGCAACCGGTACGGCATGCCCCAACAACTGTTCGATCGCCCGCAACTGCAGCCCATCCTCCGACGTGACAAAGCTTGTGGCTCGCCCGGTCGTTTTCATGCGCGCGGTGCGTCCGATGCGGTGTACATAATCTTCCGGGCAATTCGGCAAATCAAAGTTGATGACATGGCCGATATTCGCCACATCAATCCCTCGCGCCGCAATATCTGTCGCAACTAAAATGCGGAACGTGCCACGCTTAAATCCATCGAGGGCCGCACGGCGCTGGGAGAGACTCCGGTCACCGTGGAGCACGGCCACTTTATGCCCCTCTTGCCCCAACACCCGACCCAGCTTGTCCGCACGATGTTTGGTGCGAGTGAAGACCAGCACTGTTTCCTGCTCTTGCCCGAGGAGTGACACCAACAAGGACGCTTTACTATCGTGAGTCGTGTGATGCAACGCCTGGGTCACGCCATCGGCCGTGGTGGCTGACGGACTGACCATGACGCGCACCGCATTATGGACACTGACCTGCACCAACCTGGTGAGGTCGGCAGGCAATGTGGCCGAGAACAACAACGTCTGCCGTTCAACCGGCAACGCATCAAGGATCTGGTTGATTTGCGGGGCAAACCCCATGTCCAACATGCGGTCAGCCTCGTCCAACACCAACATCTTGATCGGGGCCAGATTGATCGTACCGTTCCACATATGGTCGAGCAATCGACCGGGAGTCGCGACCAGAATGTCCGGCTGTTGCCGAAGCCCGCGAACCTGCGCCTGCATATCAGCGCCGCCCATGATCACGGTGGCGGAAATGCGCCGCCCACGCCCGAGCTTGTCGATCGTGGCAAGAATCTGCAGCGCCAATTCTCTGGTAGGTGCCAACACCAATGCCTGCGGCTGCCCTTTGGGCAGCGCTGCCAGCCGTTCAATCATCGGAATGGCGAATGCCGCGGTTTTACCCGTGCCTGTCTGCGCACACCCAATCACATCTCGCCCGGCAAGCGCAGGCGGAATCGCTTGCATCTGAATCGGGGTTGGCGCCGTATACCCAGCCTTAACAAGATCCTGTAACATCGCCTCAGACAAGCCGAGACCTTGAAAACTCTCGTGAACAAACGTATCCACTACACTATCCTTTCAGTTTGATCGCATTATGACGGGATCAGAGAACCGAGGGGAGAGAGCACCTGAATGATGCAGCTCCAAACTGGA
The DNA window shown above is from Nitrospira lenta and carries:
- a CDS encoding PilZ domain-containing protein, which encodes MSASTSRASMLNKFRRHPRVRIPTPIACELAWHDEQRWFGKSVHGPGVVYDLSLRGMRVSTEAPIKPGDQVSLLIRLPRQAAPAEIAVATVRWAKDQIYGLAFQRLSSTSHGRLRRYMTVFSKGIR
- a CDS encoding OmpA family protein; its protein translation is MYQNNPGSHSTISHTTTNGLMDLMTSLAIIFVLLLAASLAPQAAQESPTDAPTPPPQATASDPATPLASNIQTLLYEHFAQFGLSVDNDPQDPLLMRIVIPEDLLNFDSGKSTLTPQADRFLTDMMPRYAVLVCGPLESHIDSVVIEGHTDDRGDDAMNLRLSQERSFRVMTKGLEVIDRAEPTASPCFQRLTSASGRGRQDLIAHPATGVDREKSRRVIFKLRLRSAPTPHTLPHTS
- a CDS encoding DEAD/DEAH box helicase is translated as MDTFVHESFQGLGLSEAMLQDLVKAGYTAPTPIQMQAIPPALAGRDVIGCAQTGTGKTAAFAIPMIERLAALPKGQPQALVLAPTRELALQILATIDKLGRGRRISATVIMGGADMQAQVRGLRQQPDILVATPGRLLDHMWNGTINLAPIKMLVLDEADRMLDMGFAPQINQILDALPVERQTLLFSATLPADLTRLVQVSVHNAVRVMVSPSATTADGVTQALHHTTHDSKASLLVSLLGQEQETVLVFTRTKHRADKLGRVLGQEGHKVAVLHGDRSLSQRRAALDGFKRGTFRILVATDIAARGIDVANIGHVINFDLPNCPEDYVHRIGRTARMKTTGRATSFVTSEDGLQLRAIEQLLGHAVPVAAGSARPSLDPRGQGRPAQRQGRPAQGRPSGFRERRPMSHGTHRPAQPTQGTPGN